AAAGTCAACAAAAAAAAGTGTTTGCTGCACTAAGTTTAGGTGTTTTATTCATTAGAATGAATCAAGATTCAAGATGGAAGCCATGTCCAAATTGAATCAAGATACAACTCACATGCATAGTAAGATACTGATAACCATGTTTGGAAGAACTTTCTATTCTATTTCATCTCTTGCAATCTCCTTGATTTTTATGTTTGCTTTAATTGATCTTTACATTGAGCAGTTCTATGTGATGAAAGTACTTGTGCTTTAGTGTTCTTAATGTGATGATACCATAACATTATCCTTGAAAATTGTGTTTTGAAAGGTTTGTGCGTGATTCCTCATAATATTGTGCAGCATACTAATGATCCTTTAACTTGTAGGATGTAATCTTGATTGCCACTCGAAGAACATTGAGGCCACCAAAGAAAGGATCTGCTGCTCAGCGCCCCCGCACCCGTACACTCACTGCTGTCCATGAGGCAATGCTGGAGGATATTGTATTACCTGCCGAGATTGTTGGGAAGCGTACTAGATACCGAACTGATGGAACCAAGATCATGAAGGTAAAACTATAGTAACAGCCAAAGCACTTGTAGAAGTTACTCCTGTTGTGTTCAATCAACCAaagattcaaataaaatatcttgATTGAGCATGCATGATATTGCAAAAGAAACATTTGTGGTTGAATTTGTGTGCTTTAGAAATCattctgatttattttttactgAATTATTGTGCTTGTCTCGATATATAGGTGTATTTGGACCCGAAGGAGAGAAACAATACCGAGTACAAGTTGGAGAGTTTTGCCGCTGTTTACAAGAAACTTTCAGGCAAAGATGTTGTGTTTGAGTACCCTGTTACAGAGGCTTAGGTTCTATTTTTCTCACTTTTGAATTTCTTTTGTCATGAATAGCATAGGGTGAATGCTCCTTCCTAGTTAAAATTTTGTTCAAGTTCCCTTTGATTCTGTATTTCCTATGgtgatgtattttaaaaaactggCCTATTTTATCAATGTAGGCTgatgtaatatttattatagaaTTCAAATTACTCACTTATCTCTAAATTTTGTAAGTGTCTTGCTCGATCTAGAACTAGAATGGAAGCAGTACGGAAGACCTAGTTTGACTGACAATGCTGATATTATTAGATTATATACTTTTCATGGTCTCTCGCTAGGTAGTCAATCGCGGCAGGTCCTGGCGCGATTGCGTTGGAGTGTGGCGGCGAAGGGTCTGGCCACGGCAGCACGGTGCGGGGAGAAGGACGATCGTGGGTGATCCGGGCACGTTTGCAGGTCGTGTGTTCCCAAAGCccaaaaaatgtgatttttttcttcaagaaaaACCAATATTACCCTTccaatttaaaacattttggGGGTATTTTTGGTATTCCATACTTCAGATTTCACTAATCCTAATTTCACTTTCCCATTCTTCCTCGTTCACGATCCCTTCTTCTTCGTTCACGTTACCTGCTTCTTCGTTCTTCCCATTTATCATATTACTTTGATTAAATTCGTACAAATTCATTAATCCGGTATTTATTAATAAGGCTTGCTTGAACATTAAAAAGACATGAAGGTTGTTTGCTCGATATTTTActtaatataaagaaaaataaaaaatgactatAGAGATATCACGTGTGATtcaaattctcaaaattaatcttaaaaatgTAAAGGTGTTACATATCTTAAGAGGAACTATGTTTTTTATAACAGTCCTACCTAATTTGAGGTATAATATccaattcatataaaaaaaatctcaaattgcTTTGTTCTAATTGATGAGGGAGCGTAACACACTCATTTTTACTGTTAATGTATTGAATCCCATTAACATTTTATTGATAAGTGTGTTTGGATGAAAGTAGTattaaaataagtgattttcTAAGAAGTTTTTGTGTTGGacttctctttttatttttttgatataaaaaaaagcTATGTGAATTGATTAGAAGTTTGACGACACCTTAAAATCAAGTAatatagaattaaaattaattgttactcaTTAAAAGGACTTATTATAGAATGtgtaatattcataaaaaaggAATCTACTCTATTCATTTTATGCGTTGTGTagttaacataaataaatattgtaagaactaaaataaaataataaaaactgaaaattatattacttgatatatttataagaataaaaattatatttaaacattttttctttatgGATTAGAGTTAATTTTCTTTAGCAGCAAATGAATTTGGAACATACTTCCTCAAGTTTCACAATGAATAACTTATTTTGAGCGCAAGATGCTAGTAAAAACAATACATAAAAACAACAGTTACAAttgcaaaaattatttatgcGTGTCACTTTTAATcttctaacaatattttttttttaattgtaacaTCTATTTGATATTATATACATCAAATCTGTGTAAAATAATCGAATacgaaaaatattttgaaatgaagggtgaaaaatattttaaaatgaaggGTGATCATATTTggataaacaatttatttaataaacaatAGTAAATATAAGCATCTATGTATATGCTatttttgtaacatactataaaataaaatcaaactgtTAATATACAAGTTCTAAGTTGTTTTGATTacataacttataaaattagttaaacACATCTTATGGATGAAACATAACTTTTTTACCTAAATTCTCACTAACAGACTCTTAAGTATTTATGTTagtaaataaattcaaataaatcaatataaacAGACTCATATATTCATTGTTATtgtaaatacaaattaaaagatattaacttaaaaataatgtaaatacTATCAATAAGAgactataatttaaaaataataattgatattaaactgaaatttttaaagattgtttattttagaataaatatttttatgaatattgTAAGATAgagtgaataatattttttattttcttgaaatggGGAATTGTTAATGGGATTGGGAGTGGCTTCCAGCTATTGAAAACACCAAGAAGATAAATTTAAGAGCACTTGATATCTAATCTAACATACCAAACTATAGTCAACATTATTTACTTCCATCCGTGAATGAATGCATTATTTTGCCTACATTCACGGTTATTAGATGCATGCACACCACACTCTTTATTGTTGGGCCCCCCTATCAACATTCATTCAACACAAGAGTTCCTAACCCATAGCTCTAGTACCTTTTGGGAAAAAGTTTCCCTTGtcttcaaaaaaattgatgataaataagtaaataactTATTGAAATTACTCAATCCGATCgttattataagtaaaaatagttaagaaaattaattaagtataattatttaattagttttttagattttatataaaatataatttaaattaattaaattattcttttaaatattaaacactTAAATGCTGAtgttaaatgttttttttaattaaaataaggaTATATTAGAAGTATTAACGAATCAAAAGTGATTAACTTTTGCATCAAAATTTGAggttacttttttatttatagtagTTACTAAAAAAGGAATAAACATTGTTCAAACTAATATGTCAGTTTTGCAAGAAAAAGTTATGGGTGTACACTCATACACAACTTTTACAATTTgagagagaaagaaataaagtgtgagaaatatgatatataaataatgtgataAGATAAAGATAGAGCGGAAATGAAGTATtgaataagtatataaaaataggtaaatattcattttttactaTGAAATTTAAGTATTTCATAGACAAGTTTGACATTTATTGTAATTGTGGAAGGAGTAGCTATTATAATATtcgtttttaaatttaaaaggaaAATTAATCTATAGTATGGCATCATAGTGTGAGACCAATATTgaagaattttatatttgattaatgtGTATTGTCATAACTTCTAACtaaaagtttataaataaaactattttgattagtattttattttggtcgAGAGTTTAAAGTGTGTTGTTCAACTCTGTATCAACTCATATTCTTAAAATTTAAGgttttttctcttattcaagAAAAGGTTGCAAACCATTCGAGATTATTTTATTGACTTGtatttgaataatatatatgaaagatGCGCATAATAATTGTGTATTTAATTAAGTTGTGGTAAATGTTACTCAAATAATGGAACACATCAACGTTTATTCATGGTGGTAGCTTAAGTCTAATGGTAAAGGATTTGAATTTGACTTAATTGTTAATGGAATAATCCCTTTGTTTGGTTCCTTTTCTTTGTATTGATGTTAGTGTCTTGGTGGCTTGTTTGGCTTATATGGGGCCATTGTTGCACATAGTTGAactcttgtattttttttttctttggtaCATCTTGAATaactctttaatttaatttaagttttttttttttttttaaaaaaggtaaATTAGTCTCTTCTCTACGGTTTTCGTTTATATTTCTGGCGCGTTactcttataaattttttagatatcATACTTGAAATTTTATTTGGTATGGGAACATCTTTTGAGAAAGGTTGTGACTGTAGCTTGGAGAAAGGTTTGTCAATCTATTGAAGATGGGATTCAGGCTTGCGTTCTATAAAAGCCACCAACAACGTTGACCTGTTGAAACTTTCGTGTGATtttatttcttcaaataatcAAGGGTCTAAATTGATGCGTACTAGAGCTCTTCGAAATAACTCAAATTAAGTATCATATATACTCCTTCATCTGACTGGGTATCCAGACTCATCTTCCTTTAATTTAAGAGAATGTCTCTTAACAGTTTAATGATGGCCATAGTATCGATTTTTTGAATGATTCTTGGTTGTCCTGCCctaatttttatatgtttgcTATTCCCTTAGAGGATCACCCATTTCTTCAGGCTAAGGTTAAGGATTTCATTGTTAATGACACTTGTGTTTCTCTAACTGCTCTAATGTGTCTTTATTTGGAAACTCTAGCTTTCATCGCATATATTTTTTCCCTTTGAGTCTTGTGTGTTGCTTTACTTCTATGTCATTGGTCACTTATCCAAAGCACTGAGAATTATTCATGTTATCTGACAGCCCCATCCTTGCTACATGATTAAGTGCAATACAGATGAAGTTGCTAAAGGTAGTCCCAAGCCTTTCACTTGTGGTGGTCTTTTCGGCAATCGTAGTGTCGTTTCTCTTGGGTGTTTTACAATATCTCTAGGTATTAACAATGATTTATTTGCGAAGCATATGGACACCATATTGGCAATTGAGATAGTTTTTGATAAAGAGTGGCATAAACTTTGGTTAGAATGCGATTTGAATTTAGTTGTTGTTGCTTTCCATAACCTTGAGCGTGTCCCTTGAAGACTTCAAAATAGGTGAGAAAATTGTATTCATCTTACCTCCAAAATGAGATTTCATTGTTCGTATATTTTTAGAGAGAACAATTCTCGCAATGACTTATTGGCTAATTATCTTGTGGAATGTTATCACTCCTTTTATCACAAAtaaattgttgagacaaactctctattttaaagttttgatgaaaataaacaaaggttaattaagaatgttaattatgattctaaatgttatgttaatttaacttgtgttcttgagtggttttaattaagagcagaatcaagcaaatacaagaaaagacaacaacaagatcattctgcatcataaacagagaatgatcttcagcttcaccgaACTATCTATCACAACATGTTGTTCAAAATTTATCTACATCGTTATCAAAGAAtctgctctggaaatcattcatatctaacaagtacatgacaaggaacaagtacaaataatccagactcaaaaaggatatttgatcgcaaagatcaaagagtttaaacatggacaaaagtcatgacggcttaagaactccaaaattcaaatgtcaagaaaacttgatcaaactgggtatatgacaagacaagaacaaaagaaatacagaacattcaaaacgggaactccagaatgattattgaagctcaaaaacgttcaaactgataaaacaaagaacgttaatcattctccgttttctgcacatcaacagcagccttacatcctctctgtttcagtctgcaattcaactcaaatcttctccaacctcctctagctacaatcaagactcaagacagataatgtaccatccaagatcaatgaagaaatgtcaaagaaaggacagaaatgctttcaatgctaaaacatcaaaagtaaaaaaaaaagtttttaacaaagcatcattttttttataaaaaaaatatttttttaaaaaaaaaaggacggCCCCACCAACAGTTATTTCGTACACCTCCAGCCAATAAAaagaaggccattatctcagttctaagcaagaaattcaagtgccaagtaatcaacattatacaatcacacttaagcttgaaattctgcaaaacaaatttaactacctattacagcgcttttttcacaagcgctgtaaaacacatgcgctttcattgaatttaactacttattacagcgcttttttcacaagcgctgtaaaatacatgcgctttcattgaatttaactacttattacagcgcttttttcacaagcgctgtaaaatacatgcgctttcattgaatttaactacttattacagcgcttttttcacaagcgctgtaaaatacatgcgctttcattgaatttaactacttattacagcgcttttttcacaagcgctgtaaaatacatgcgctttcattgaatttaactacttattacagcgcttttttcacaagcgctgtaaaatacatgcgctttcattgaatttaactacttattacagcgcttttttcacaagcgctgtaaaatacatgcgctttcattgaatttaactacttattacagcgcttttttcacaagcgctgtaaaatacatgcgctttcattgaatttaactacttattacagcgcttttttcacaagcgctgtaaaatacatgcgctttcattgaatttaactacttattacagcgcttttttcacaagcgctgtaaaatacatgcgctttcattgaatttaactacttattacagcgcttttttcacaagcgctgtaaaatacatgcgctttcattgaatttaactacttattacagcgcttttttcacaagcgctgtaaaatacatgcgctttcattgaatttaactacctattacagcgcttttttcacaagcgctgtaaaatacatctttaaaataattatatacgttggaaaccctcatatcctctacatctttcaaataattatatacgttgggaaccctaatatcctctacatactgtgcggccatctacgttgtctaaggtattttttacacatgatatgttatgttttgttacatatatattaaatctactaaaaattgttatatatatatatatatatatataaaatatcttttttataaaacttaaatatatttcataattGTCCTATgggattttatatattttaagaacaataaataatttttttatttttaataaaaataaaaatatatctatataaATAACTAAACAATATTTATTCTGTAAAAAAATAATCGATCACCCGACCATTTCTCTTAAAATAAACAACAAGACTTTCgaattattcaataaaaaatagtttttaatcattttaaacttaatcaaaattaataatcacAAAACCAAACATAATCAACCACTTTAGTCTATCAAAATATAGAATTTGTTTAGCTTTTATTGAGTTTTTTGTTGCTTTTATTTATTGGAGAAGGTCGTATAAAGTGGTAGAAAGATGATAATATATAATCTCATCTTGCTTTTATTATtaatactttatatttttttcaaaagaattaaaaagtaaaatacaaatacatacaaaaaaATGAAGAGACAAATATCCATCAATCCCctttattaatcaaaataaaatagaaccAATAATACATAACCCATGTGAAATTTAATCTACTACTATTGTCGTCTTACGTGCCAGGTGGCCTACATGCAACCCTTTACAACATTATCACCACAAACTACAAATCAtgaaactatttatttaaactaatcttcaatcttaaaactaaaaatgacCCAAAGTCTCGAACTAATTTGCATGTCTAGCTATCCACTATCTATAAAATTTATACACCACACAATTTATTTGGATAGTACCCTTTCACCAGTCCCAAACAATTCAATCAATGCTTTGCATGCCACATTTCCTTtatccttttctctaaaattaaGTTCCCACaaccataataataatatctatactcagcaatctaaattataaaaaaaataattaacaaaaataaatatataatttaaattttaaactaaatacattaatatgtaataacaaattttcttttatattgaagagaaaactactatatatattttttccaaCCGACATTTACTACTTAAATTATGagaaataataacattattataTTCAAGATGTGGGGTTAAATAGGTAATATCCAAATGACTACACGAAATCTAGCACTTGTTGGGTGAGAATCCCACTAAAGAGTTAGCAATATCAAAACTGACACGTGTCCCTTGTTGTTGCACATTTCCAATAATAGATAACGACGAAGAAGTTGGCGCAAACGCGAAACAGAAAGTTCCGTCAGAATCAACCGGAATCAAATAATTCTTTGCCGGCAAATCCCAAACCCTATCATTCCCAAAATGAAACGACACCGTTGGAACGCGCACAGATCTCAACGATGATAAATCATAACACGTGTCGAAAATCGCAACACCTTCTGCAGAACGCAAATTCTGAGTCAATCTTTTAAACGCGTCGCGTACTGATTCATAAGCCTGAGATTGGAGCCGAGTCACAGCCGTTCCCGAGTCGATAATTACTCCACCGCCCGTCGACTGATCCGTCTCGAAAATCTCCGGCGGTACGTTCACCATCTCACCGCCGACACTCATTCCGGTGAGTTGGACGTAGTAAAAAGTATCGagtttctgattttttaacATCGGCGCGGTAACTGAGTCACTCGGTCGAGCCGAGTTGAATTCAAGAGTCGATGATTTAGCCGAGTCGCGATCCACTAAACAATACGAAAACGACGACGCTTTGATTTGTGAAGTTAATGAAAGGGCCCCACCCCCTAACCCGAGTAAACCAGCTGCACCAACAAATAAACCCTCGTTATCATGCCCGCACCCGATTGCGACCCGATTAACCGACCCGGATCCAAACGACACCGTTTCGGTTACAAATTCACCCACGGTAAAAGAACCGTCACCGTAAGAAACTTGGTAAAGACATTTACCGTTACGACACGCGCTTATTTCCAACGCTTGACACTGTTGCGCTTCGCACGTTAACGGTCCGTAAGTTGAGGATGTTGTCGGGTCGTAAATCGGGTCGGATTGTTGGTAACAATCGGAGCAAGGTTTACATTGGATCCAATTCACGTCGCTTCCTGTGTCGAGAACCATGTAGTATGGTTTTTCGGGTTGACCCACTCCGAGTCGGGTGAAATACTCGCCGGAGCCTTGACCGGTGCCGGAGGAAACTGGGGTGGATAGGTCTAGTTGTTGGAGCTCCGTTTGGGTCGGGTGAAGATCCGATTTTTTAATGTTGTTGAGAGCGAGTTGGAGTTTTGTGTTGAGTGAGTTGACTCGGGCTGAGTCACGAGCGAGTCGTGAAAAGATGAGATTTTTATAGTCTTTGTGGTGTTCGTTTAAAAGGGTTTCTCTTGGGTGTAAGAGAAGAGTGAAGGGAGATGAAGAATTTGAAATGGGGTTGAATTGGGTTTTTTGTTGTTGGTTATTATAATTAGAAGCTTCTAGAAGATTGTTATTTTTAGGGTTAAAAGAAAGGATTTGATTGGTTTGTTGGATTGATGAAGAGACATCAAGAAGAGAAGTGTGTGATGGAGTGATGAAACGAGAAGAAGTGAGAGATGCAAGGAGAGAGAGTGTTGTGATGCAAAGTAGTGTTAAGGTGGTGAACGATGGGAGAGGTTTTTTTAGAGCCATTTTTTTGgttgagtgagtgagtgagtgagtaaGGAGTTGGGTGCTTGCTTTATTGGTttgaaaaaaagagagagaaaaggtGATTGGATCTCTTGATTTGTTGGTTGGTAGATGAAGGTGTTAAAGTAAGTAAAAAGGAGTATGGTAAATGGTAATGAAGCTAAAGCTAATTTTAGAATTGTCAAAAAGTATAAGATTAGTAGATTGCTTTGTCTATATCtcactaaaatttaaaacttgtgCAACACAATGAGTCACTCGTTCTATAATTATTATCGTTTAAATACATTTACCGATAGACttttaatgtttaatttaaattaactttaaagaaattttttttggtattaattgttattttggtAATATGTATGAATTACTTAAAgttagtaataatagtaattttattgtggaatatttttttttttgcctaaaaaattgtttttcaattttttgaaagacaaaaatcattttacaagtgtttgccaaaaataaaattacaattttattgattgcacaaattaatttttttagaagccttattttttttcatataaaatttctCTATCTATAGTTTATTTAAGGTATTGGTTGAAGATATCTTACCGCATATATAAAAAGATAGATATAAGCTTTTTAACAtcatgtattttaaaatttaatatgaaaaaattattgaaatttactattaaattaactatcttttattttgtttcataaCTCATTTATCCCTTGAAATAATCATAAAAAGGTGAGACTAACATTGCCTCTAAAAATTATGGATAATTTACTTAACATCACTAAAAAGTGATCACATAAATAAATGTGTAAGTGGTGATATCCACAAATTTATGTTATGTGTACTCCATTTACAAATTCACTTATTTGAAAAGAATTTGAAATAAGAGGTTAATCAATGAAGTGAAGTAATCCAATGAAATGAAAGCAATCACATGAATAGTGTTAATTGACTCTTAATTATGATAGTGTCATGGTATTCACCAAACATTTCCTTGTGATTTTTTAAGAATGTTATTGGTACGAATTATTTACttgtttttatcaattttgtaaTGACTAAGCTTAAGAATCTGGTTGGCTACTACAATATCATGATCTTCTTATATTTTTGTGGCCATAAAACTCGAATTCAAAATCTTATTTAAGAAATCTAAGTCTAGTCCACCCAAATTAATGTGGATGTTCCCTATGAAATTAAGGTTACTCCTATAATATCTCAGTgtgaattcaatttattttgttaatttaaaaattaccaATTTAGAGTTGTGCACAACattatattt
This region of Cicer arietinum cultivar CDC Frontier isolate Library 1 chromosome 8, Cicar.CDCFrontier_v2.0, whole genome shotgun sequence genomic DNA includes:
- the LOC101506927 gene encoding small ribosomal subunit protein eS7z-like codes for the protein MYTSRKKISKDKGAEPTEFEETVAQALFDLENTNNELKSELKDLYINAAVQIDVSANRKAVVAFTPFRLWKGFNKIHARLVRELEKKFSGKDVILIATRRTLRPPKKGSAAQRPRTRTLTAVHEAMLEDIVLPAEIVGKRTRYRTDGTKIMKVYLDPKERNNTEYKLESFAAVYKKLSGKDVVFEYPVTEA
- the LOC101507255 gene encoding protein ASPARTIC PROTEASE IN GUARD CELL 1; translation: MALKKPLPSFTTLTLLCITTLSLLASLTSSRFITPSHTSLLDVSSSIQQTNQILSFNPKNNNLLEASNYNNQQQKTQFNPISNSSSPFTLLLHPRETLLNEHHKDYKNLIFSRLARDSARVNSLNTKLQLALNNIKKSDLHPTQTELQQLDLSTPVSSGTGQGSGEYFTRLGVGQPEKPYYMVLDTGSDVNWIQCKPCSDCYQQSDPIYDPTTSSTYGPLTCEAQQCQALEISACRNGKCLYQVSYGDGSFTVGEFVTETVSFGSGSVNRVAIGCGHDNEGLFVGAAGLLGLGGGALSLTSQIKASSFSYCLVDRDSAKSSTLEFNSARPSDSVTAPMLKNQKLDTFYYVQLTGMSVGGEMVNVPPEIFETDQSTGGGVIIDSGTAVTRLQSQAYESVRDAFKRLTQNLRSAEGVAIFDTCYDLSSLRSVRVPTVSFHFGNDRVWDLPAKNYLIPVDSDGTFCFAFAPTSSSLSIIGNVQQQGTRVSFDIANSLVGFSPNKC